AAATTTTTTTGAAAAAATCCCCCAAGGCAACTCTATTACGATCATCATAGGCACCAAAGGTGCCGAGGTGGCAAGATCAAGAAAGATATCATGCAGTCGCTATCTAAACGGCGCTTCAAATGTTGAAGCTATCGAAATCAATGCCATAGAACTCTCTTCCTACCTGATTGAAATATTTGAAAAAGAACACTTTAGTAACCTCAATCTCATATATGCAGAGCTGGAAGCCGGAAGCTACAATATCGTTGAAAAAAAAGTGTTGCCTCCCGATTTCTCAAAGTTTCATAAACAACCTATACAAGAAAAGCCGCTCCTGTATCTACAAGCAGAGGATATCCTACACGCTCTCATCAAAGAGTATCTGCATACCTCGATCTACAGAGCATTTATTGAGTCAGTTGCCAGCGAAAACCAGGCAAGGCTTAACGCCATGGTACAAGCAAGCAATGCGATCAAGGAAAGAGAAAAACTTTTGATGCAAGAGTTAAATGTACATCGTCAGCAAGAGATCACAGATGAGCTTTTAGATATTGTAAATGCTT
The sequence above is drawn from the Sulfurovum sp. TSL1 genome and encodes:
- a CDS encoding F0F1 ATP synthase subunit gamma translates to MIPSFALKRKLQSAKEIEEIVSSMKAFANFNVQTAKKGLSNLRIYQNSIEDSFGEIITLFPYLIKEKLSETKKTIFVVFMSQEGLCGFFNEDILNFFEKIPQGNSITIIIGTKGAEVARSRKISCSRYLNGASNVEAIEINAIELSSYLIEIFEKEHFSNLNLIYAELEAGSYNIVEKKVLPPDFSKFHKQPIQEKPLLYLQAEDILHALIKEYLHTSIYRAFIESVASENQARLNAMVQASNAIKEREKLLMQELNVHRQQEITDELLDIVNAYRSIIK